One window of the Lepeophtheirus salmonis chromosome 7, UVic_Lsal_1.4, whole genome shotgun sequence genome contains the following:
- the alpha-Cat gene encoding catenin alpha isoform X2, with product MIDVHLLLKKLRRVEDDLEYLKSVSSQAELMDSIKRFGESASELMNQAAKRQYELKDPALRDDLAAARAVLKKHSMMLLTASKAYVRHPELAAAKANRDYVLRQVCEAVNTISDVARGKSPSEWNGLGDGPGELAAALDDFDDLIITNPLIYNESRTRPCFEERLESIISGAALIADASCTRDERKDRIVAECNSVRQALQDLLSEYMSNAGKQPSANLDRAIESMQKKTRDLRRQLRKAVVDHVSDSFLDCNVPLHVMIAAAKEGNEKDVEEYARIFVDHADKLVEVSKLACSMSANEDGVKMVKYAASQIEKLCPQVVNAAKVLSARPKSKVAQENIQVFKEAWEEHVRILTDAVDDITTVDDFLAVSENHILEDVNNCVAALQSGDAGGLDRMATSIQGRSSRICNVVSAEMDNYEPGVYTERVNEAIRILRGEVMPNFAHKVESAVDMLSSPSPVTDKVDENEFIDASRLVYDGVREIRRAVLLNRSTEEDVDSDTEWEIMDERASNQPRPDSTTTEIDEYPEISGITNAREAMKKLPEEDRAKIAQQVETFKLEKSKFDQEVSKWDDKGNDIIVLAKHMCMIMMEMTDFTRGRGPLQTTMAVINAAKKISEAGTKLDKLARQIADQCPESSTKKDLTAYLQRIALHCHQLNITSKVKADVQNVSGELIVSGLDSATSLIQAAKNLMNAVVLTVKASYVASTKYPKQAAASGLNLTPIVVWKMKVPEKKPLVRRDAPEEIRAKVRKGSQKKPSNPISALNEFMGPDEMI from the exons ATGATTGATGTTCATTTGTTGCTCAAAAAACTACGACGAGTGGAAGATGATCTAGAATAT CTTAAGTCCGTCAGTTCCCAGGCTGAATTAATGGATAGTATTAAGAGATTTGGAGAAAGTGCAAGCGAACTTATGAATCAAGCTGCAAAAAGACAATATGAACTTAAAGATCCAGCATTGAGAGATGACTTGGCGGCTGCAAGAGccgttttaaaaaaacattctatgATGCTTCTTACTGCCTCGAAAGCATATGTTCGACATCCAGAATTAGCAGCAGCTAAAGCCAACAGAGATTATGTTCTAAGGCAAGTTTGTGAAGCTGTTAATACGATCTCAGACGTAGCAAGAGGTAAAAGCCCATCTGAATGGAATGGCTTAGGAGATGGACCTGGGGAGTTGGCTGCGGCTTTAGATGATTTTGATGACCTTATTATCACTAATCCTTTGATTTATAATGAATCCAGGACTAGACCCTGTTTTGAGGAAAGATTGGAGTCAATCATATCCGGTGCAGCTCTTATTGCAGATGcaag TTGTACAAGGGATGAAAGAAAAGATCGTATTGTTGCGGAGTGTAATTCTGTTCGACAAGCTTTGCAGGATTTATTATCTGAGTATATGTCTAATGCTGGAAAGCAGCCCTCTGCAAATTTAGATAGGGCTATCGAGTCAATGCAAAAGAAAACAAGGGACTTACGTCGACAACTTCGCAAAGCTGTAGTGGATCATGTGTCTGACTCCTTCTTGGACTGTAACGTTCCATTGCATGTCATGATTGCCGCAGCTAAAGAGGGAAATGAAAAAGATGTTGAGGAATATGCTAGAATATTTGTAGATCATGCAGATAAACTTGTTGAAGTATCTAAATTAGCTTGCTCTATGAGTGCCAATGAAGATGGAGTGAAAATGGTTAAATATGCTGCCTCTCAAATCGAAAAGTTATGTCCTCAGGTTGTAAATGCTGCTAAGGTCCTATCGGCGCGTCCTAAGTCGAAGGTAGCCCAAGAAAATATACAGGTTTTTAAGGAAGCCTGGGAAGAACATGTTCGTATCCTCACAGATGCTGTGGACGATATAACAACTGTAGATGACTTCCTAGCCGTATCTGAGAATCATATTCTCGAAGATGTCAATAATTGTGTTGCTGCGTTACAGTCAGGTGATGCTGGAGGATTGGATCGAATGGCTACCTCAATTCAAGGACGATCAAGTCGTATTTGCAACGTTGTTTCAGCTGAAATGGATAACTATGAGCCCGGTGTTTATACGGAACGTGTGAATGAGGCAATTCGAATTTTGAGAGGGGAAGTAATGCCTAATTTTGCTCACAAAGTGGAATCTGCAGTGGACATGTTATCATCGCCTTCACCTGTCACTGATAAAGTTGATGAAAATGAGTTTATTGATGCATCGAGACTCGTCTATGATGGTGTACGGGAAATTCGAAGGGCTGTACTCCTGAATCGTAGTACAGAGGAGGATGTAGACTCTGATACTGAATGGGAAATTATGGATGAACGAGCTTCAAATCAGCCTAGACCAGATTCTACGACCACTGAAATTGATGAATATCCTGAAATTTCAGGCATAACAAATGCTCGTGAAGCCATGAAAAAACTCCCCGAGGAAGACAGAGCTAAAATTGCACAGCAAGTTGAAACTTTTAAGCTTGAGAAGAGTAAGTTCGATCAGGAGGTTTCCAAGTGGGATGACAAGGGTAACGATATCATTGTTTTGGCTAAACATATGTGTATGATCATGATGGAAATGACTGATTTTACTCGGGGTAGAGGTCCTCTTCAAACGACTATGGCTGTGATTAATGCTGCCAAAAAGATTTCTGAAGCAGGAACAAAACTTGACAAACTAGCAAGACAAATTGCTGATCAATGTCCTGAATCCTCAACCAAAAAAGATTTGACGGCATATCTACAAAGAATAGCCCTTCATTGCCATCAATTGAATATTACCTCCAAAGTAAAGGCTGATGTCCAAAATGTATCTGGTGAACTTATTGTCTCGGGTCTTGACTCTGCAACGTCCCTCATTCAGGCAGCTAAAAATCTTATGAATGCTGTTGTATTGACAGTTAAGGCTTCATATGTAGCAAGTACAAAGTATCCCAAACAAGCTGCTGCATCTGGATTAAATTTAACTCCTATTGTTGTTTGGAAAATGAAG GTTCCAGAAAAGAAGCCACTCGTGAGGAGAGATGCCCCTGAAGAAATTCGGGCTAAAGTCCGAAAAGGGTCTCAAAAGAAACCTTCAAATCCAATTTCAgctttaaatgaatttatgggACCtgatgaaatgatataa
- the alpha-Cat gene encoding catenin alpha isoform X1: MTPTSDIMGSEEGGVAFHWNPQHLEIKTRSVEKTLEPLVLQVTTLVASSKSPQKKKGKSKRAHVLVAAVEKATANFVERGRLIAKENPDIETEMLAAVEQVLQTGETMSSAAREFATDPCSSIKRGNMVRAARNLLSAVTRLLILADMIDVHLLLKKLRRVEDDLEYLKSVSSQAELMDSIKRFGESASELMNQAAKRQYELKDPALRDDLAAARAVLKKHSMMLLTASKAYVRHPELAAAKANRDYVLRQVCEAVNTISDVARGKSPSEWNGLGDGPGELAAALDDFDDLIITNPLIYNESRTRPCFEERLESIISGAALIADASCTRDERKDRIVAECNSVRQALQDLLSEYMSNAGKQPSANLDRAIESMQKKTRDLRRQLRKAVVDHVSDSFLDCNVPLHVMIAAAKEGNEKDVEEYARIFVDHADKLVEVSKLACSMSANEDGVKMVKYAASQIEKLCPQVVNAAKVLSARPKSKVAQENIQVFKEAWEEHVRILTDAVDDITTVDDFLAVSENHILEDVNNCVAALQSGDAGGLDRMATSIQGRSSRICNVVSAEMDNYEPGVYTERVNEAIRILRGEVMPNFAHKVESAVDMLSSPSPVTDKVDENEFIDASRLVYDGVREIRRAVLLNRSTEEDVDSDTEWEIMDERASNQPRPDSTTTEIDEYPEISGITNAREAMKKLPEEDRAKIAQQVETFKLEKSKFDQEVSKWDDKGNDIIVLAKHMCMIMMEMTDFTRGRGPLQTTMAVINAAKKISEAGTKLDKLARQIADQCPESSTKKDLTAYLQRIALHCHQLNITSKVKADVQNVSGELIVSGLDSATSLIQAAKNLMNAVVLTVKASYVASTKYPKQAAASGLNLTPIVVWKMKVPEKKPLVRRDAPEEIRAKVRKGSQKKPSNPISALNEFMGPDEMI, from the exons ATGACTCCGACAAGCGATATCATGGGCAGTGAAGAAGGAGGCGTGGCCTTTCATTGGAACCCTCAGCATCTGGAGATCAAGACTCGTAGTGTGGAAAAGACGCTTGAGCCCCTTGTGTTGCAGGTCACGACCCTTGTGGCCTCCAGCAAGTCCCCGCAGAAGAAGAAGGGAAAGTCCAAAAGGGCGCATGTCCTCGTGGCGGCTGTGGAAAAGGCCACGGCCAACTTTGTGGAAAGAGGGAGGCTCATTGCCAAAGAAAACCCGGATATCGAGACGGAAATGCTCGCTGCGGTGGAACAAGTGCTCCAAACTGGCGAAACGATGTCTTCGGCCGCAAGAGAATTCGCCACTGATCCTTGCTCATCCATCAAAAGAGGAAATATG gtgAGAGCTGCCAGGAATCTTTTATCTGCCGTTACAAGGCTTTTAATATTAGCAGATATGATTGATGTTCATTTGTTGCTCAAAAAACTACGACGAGTGGAAGATGATCTAGAATAT CTTAAGTCCGTCAGTTCCCAGGCTGAATTAATGGATAGTATTAAGAGATTTGGAGAAAGTGCAAGCGAACTTATGAATCAAGCTGCAAAAAGACAATATGAACTTAAAGATCCAGCATTGAGAGATGACTTGGCGGCTGCAAGAGccgttttaaaaaaacattctatgATGCTTCTTACTGCCTCGAAAGCATATGTTCGACATCCAGAATTAGCAGCAGCTAAAGCCAACAGAGATTATGTTCTAAGGCAAGTTTGTGAAGCTGTTAATACGATCTCAGACGTAGCAAGAGGTAAAAGCCCATCTGAATGGAATGGCTTAGGAGATGGACCTGGGGAGTTGGCTGCGGCTTTAGATGATTTTGATGACCTTATTATCACTAATCCTTTGATTTATAATGAATCCAGGACTAGACCCTGTTTTGAGGAAAGATTGGAGTCAATCATATCCGGTGCAGCTCTTATTGCAGATGcaag TTGTACAAGGGATGAAAGAAAAGATCGTATTGTTGCGGAGTGTAATTCTGTTCGACAAGCTTTGCAGGATTTATTATCTGAGTATATGTCTAATGCTGGAAAGCAGCCCTCTGCAAATTTAGATAGGGCTATCGAGTCAATGCAAAAGAAAACAAGGGACTTACGTCGACAACTTCGCAAAGCTGTAGTGGATCATGTGTCTGACTCCTTCTTGGACTGTAACGTTCCATTGCATGTCATGATTGCCGCAGCTAAAGAGGGAAATGAAAAAGATGTTGAGGAATATGCTAGAATATTTGTAGATCATGCAGATAAACTTGTTGAAGTATCTAAATTAGCTTGCTCTATGAGTGCCAATGAAGATGGAGTGAAAATGGTTAAATATGCTGCCTCTCAAATCGAAAAGTTATGTCCTCAGGTTGTAAATGCTGCTAAGGTCCTATCGGCGCGTCCTAAGTCGAAGGTAGCCCAAGAAAATATACAGGTTTTTAAGGAAGCCTGGGAAGAACATGTTCGTATCCTCACAGATGCTGTGGACGATATAACAACTGTAGATGACTTCCTAGCCGTATCTGAGAATCATATTCTCGAAGATGTCAATAATTGTGTTGCTGCGTTACAGTCAGGTGATGCTGGAGGATTGGATCGAATGGCTACCTCAATTCAAGGACGATCAAGTCGTATTTGCAACGTTGTTTCAGCTGAAATGGATAACTATGAGCCCGGTGTTTATACGGAACGTGTGAATGAGGCAATTCGAATTTTGAGAGGGGAAGTAATGCCTAATTTTGCTCACAAAGTGGAATCTGCAGTGGACATGTTATCATCGCCTTCACCTGTCACTGATAAAGTTGATGAAAATGAGTTTATTGATGCATCGAGACTCGTCTATGATGGTGTACGGGAAATTCGAAGGGCTGTACTCCTGAATCGTAGTACAGAGGAGGATGTAGACTCTGATACTGAATGGGAAATTATGGATGAACGAGCTTCAAATCAGCCTAGACCAGATTCTACGACCACTGAAATTGATGAATATCCTGAAATTTCAGGCATAACAAATGCTCGTGAAGCCATGAAAAAACTCCCCGAGGAAGACAGAGCTAAAATTGCACAGCAAGTTGAAACTTTTAAGCTTGAGAAGAGTAAGTTCGATCAGGAGGTTTCCAAGTGGGATGACAAGGGTAACGATATCATTGTTTTGGCTAAACATATGTGTATGATCATGATGGAAATGACTGATTTTACTCGGGGTAGAGGTCCTCTTCAAACGACTATGGCTGTGATTAATGCTGCCAAAAAGATTTCTGAAGCAGGAACAAAACTTGACAAACTAGCAAGACAAATTGCTGATCAATGTCCTGAATCCTCAACCAAAAAAGATTTGACGGCATATCTACAAAGAATAGCCCTTCATTGCCATCAATTGAATATTACCTCCAAAGTAAAGGCTGATGTCCAAAATGTATCTGGTGAACTTATTGTCTCGGGTCTTGACTCTGCAACGTCCCTCATTCAGGCAGCTAAAAATCTTATGAATGCTGTTGTATTGACAGTTAAGGCTTCATATGTAGCAAGTACAAAGTATCCCAAACAAGCTGCTGCATCTGGATTAAATTTAACTCCTATTGTTGTTTGGAAAATGAAG GTTCCAGAAAAGAAGCCACTCGTGAGGAGAGATGCCCCTGAAGAAATTCGGGCTAAAGTCCGAAAAGGGTCTCAAAAGAAACCTTCAAATCCAATTTCAgctttaaatgaatttatgggACCtgatgaaatgatataa
- the Arl2 gene encoding ADP-ribosylation factor-like protein 2, which produces MGLLRIMKKQKEKEKELRFLILGLDNAGKTTILKRFNGENIDSISPTLGFKIQTLEFMGFNINFWDIGGQKSIRAFWRNYFQVTDALLWVVDASDVRRLEDCRSELHLVIREERLLGCTLLIFANKSDLPNSLSAEKIKEALDLEIITTHHWMIMDCSAVTGHNLLPGMEWLVNDVSSRIFDLKD; this is translated from the exons ATGGGACTGCTACGAATAATGAAGaagcaaaaagaaaaggaaaaggaGCTTCGTTTTTTGATATT AGGATTAGACAATGCCGGAAAAACGACAATATTGAAGCGCTTTAATGGAGAAAATATTGATTCCATTTCTCCCACATTGGGTTTCAAAATACAAACACTCGAGTTTATGGGTTTTAACATAAACTTTTGGGAcattggaggccaaaagtcaaTTCGCGCCTtttggagaaattattttcaggtTACTGATGCATTACTTTGGGTCGTGGATGCCTCTGACGTTCGGAGGCTTGAGGACTGTCGCTCAGAATTACATTTAGTTATTCGTGAAGAG CGACTCTTAGGCTGCACTCTCTTAATATTTGCCAACAAATCCGATCTTCCAAATTCACTTTCTGCAGAAAAAATTAAGGAAGCTTTAGATTTGGAAATTATAACTACACATCATTGGATGATAATGGATTGTTCAGCTGTCACAGGACACAATTTACTACCAGGCATGGAGTGGCTTGTAAACGATGTCTCAAGTCGTATATTCGAtcttaaagattaa